One Saccharopolyspora erythraea NRRL 2338 genomic region harbors:
- a CDS encoding MarR family winged helix-turn-helix transcriptional regulator, with translation MDALGSGEERERLLADASGVADALGRLARASGHLEAHASRHGADRVGYILLKLLATEGPLRSNALAEALHADPSTISRHVSQLVRNGLVERTVDPDDKRACPLAITAKGGERLADMRRRRDETLARLLESWPGAERAELARLLGRFVDEYERALPQLLTAVLEQRPFVGHAPETAPRGEN, from the coding sequence GTGGATGCACTGGGGTCGGGGGAAGAGCGCGAGCGGCTGCTCGCCGACGCGAGCGGAGTGGCCGACGCGCTGGGCAGGCTCGCCCGGGCTTCTGGGCACCTCGAAGCGCACGCGAGCAGGCACGGGGCCGACCGCGTCGGCTACATCCTGCTCAAGCTGCTGGCGACGGAGGGGCCGCTGCGGTCCAACGCACTGGCCGAGGCGTTGCACGCGGACCCGTCGACGATCAGCAGGCACGTGTCGCAGCTGGTCAGGAACGGTCTTGTGGAGCGGACCGTCGACCCGGACGACAAGCGCGCCTGCCCGCTGGCGATCACCGCGAAAGGCGGGGAACGGCTCGCCGACATGCGGCGACGCCGAGACGAGACGCTCGCCCGGCTCCTGGAGTCGTGGCCGGGCGCCGAGCGCGCCGAGCTGGCCCGGTTGCTCGGCCGTTTCGTCGACGAGTACGAGCGCGCACTGCCGCAACTGCTGACGGCGGTGCTGGAGCAACGGCCGTTCGTCGGCCATGCGCCGGAAACGGCGCCGAGAGGGGAGAACTGA
- a CDS encoding MDR family MFS transporter — protein MSETAERAAPAPPGVRLTHRQILTVLTGLMLGMFLGALDQTIVSSAIRVIADQLHGQTAQAWVTTAYLITATITTPLYGKLSDIYGRKPLYLAAISLFLLGSVLCGLANSIYELAAFRAIQGLGGGGLMSLALTIIADMLPPRERSRYQGYFMAVFGVSSVVGPVIGGLFAGMDSFLGFAGWRWVFLVNVPVGLIALVVVAKVLNVETERVRHRIDYWGAAALVVMLVPLLTVAEQGREWGWGSATSLAMYAIGAVGLVLFVVSERRMGDEALLPLRMFRLPSFRMGNVLNFIVGVGMFGGLMSMPLYLQIVKGLDPTAAGMLMLTMTAGIMISTTIAGRAISKTGRLKPFPVIGSGIMTVALLLFSRLTADTSLVQVGLIAVVMGLGLGLLMQTLTLVVQADATRTDLGVATASVNLFRQTGGTVGAAVFLSVLFSTVGGRIADAMRAAAVSPEFTAALRDPAVLADPANRDFLAGMRGGAPPDLNDTSFLYHLDPRLARPVLEGFASAMGTVFFVGACVVGVAFVLTWFLRDTRLD, from the coding sequence ATGTCGGAAACGGCCGAACGGGCCGCACCCGCGCCACCGGGCGTGAGGTTGACGCACCGGCAGATCCTGACCGTCCTCACCGGACTGATGCTGGGCATGTTCCTGGGTGCCCTCGACCAGACGATCGTGAGCAGCGCGATCCGGGTCATCGCCGACCAGCTGCACGGCCAGACCGCGCAGGCATGGGTCACCACGGCCTACTTGATCACCGCGACCATCACCACGCCGCTGTACGGCAAGCTCTCCGACATCTACGGCCGCAAGCCGCTGTACCTCGCGGCGATCTCGCTGTTCCTGCTCGGATCGGTGCTGTGCGGGCTGGCGAACTCGATCTACGAGCTGGCCGCGTTCCGCGCCATCCAGGGCCTGGGCGGCGGCGGACTGATGTCGCTGGCGCTGACGATCATCGCCGACATGCTCCCGCCGCGGGAGCGCAGCCGCTACCAGGGCTACTTCATGGCGGTCTTCGGCGTGTCCAGCGTCGTCGGCCCGGTCATCGGCGGCCTGTTCGCGGGGATGGACAGCTTCCTCGGGTTCGCGGGCTGGCGCTGGGTGTTCCTGGTCAACGTGCCGGTCGGCCTGATCGCGCTGGTCGTCGTGGCCAAGGTGCTCAACGTCGAGACCGAGCGGGTCCGCCACCGCATCGACTACTGGGGCGCGGCCGCGCTGGTCGTGATGCTCGTGCCGCTGCTGACCGTCGCCGAGCAGGGCCGCGAGTGGGGCTGGGGCTCGGCGACCTCGCTGGCGATGTACGCGATCGGCGCGGTCGGCCTGGTGCTGTTCGTCGTCTCCGAACGCCGGATGGGCGACGAGGCGCTGCTGCCGCTGCGGATGTTCCGGCTGCCGTCGTTCCGGATGGGCAACGTCCTGAACTTCATCGTCGGCGTCGGCATGTTCGGCGGCCTGATGTCGATGCCGCTGTACCTGCAGATCGTCAAGGGCCTCGACCCGACCGCGGCCGGCATGCTCATGCTGACCATGACCGCGGGCATCATGATCTCCACGACCATCGCGGGCAGGGCGATCTCGAAGACCGGCAGGCTCAAGCCGTTCCCGGTCATCGGCTCGGGGATCATGACCGTCGCGCTGCTGCTGTTCAGCCGCCTCACCGCGGACACATCGCTGGTGCAGGTCGGCCTGATAGCGGTCGTGATGGGCCTGGGGCTGGGCCTGCTGATGCAGACGCTGACCCTGGTGGTGCAGGCCGACGCGACCCGAACCGACCTCGGCGTCGCGACCGCGTCGGTGAACCTGTTCCGCCAGACCGGCGGCACCGTCGGCGCCGCGGTGTTCCTGTCGGTGCTGTTCTCGACGGTCGGCGGGCGCATCGCGGACGCGATGCGAGCCGCGGCGGTGAGCCCGGAGTTCACCGCCGCGCTGCGCGACCCGGCGGTGCTGGCGGACCCGGCGAACCGCGACTTCCTGGCCGGGATGCGCGGCGGGGCACCGCCGGACCTGAACGACACGTCGTTCCTGTACCACCTCGACCCGCGCCTGGCCCGGCCGGTCCTGGAAGGCTTCGCCAGCGCGATGGGCACGGTGTTCTTCGTCGGTGCGTGCGTCGTCGGCGTCGCCTTCGTGCTGACCTGGTTCCTGCGGGACACCCGGCTGGACTGA
- a CDS encoding inorganic diphosphatase — protein MDFDVTIEIPKGNRNKYEVDHETGRIRLDRTLFTATQYPADYGFIDDTLGEDGDPLDALVLVQEPTFPGCLIKSRAIGMFRMRDEKGGDDKVICVPSDDPRQEHLRDIHHLAEFHKLEIQHFFEVYKDLEPGKSVEGATWVGRTEAEAEIKRSYERAKTQGH, from the coding sequence GTGGACTTCGACGTCACGATCGAGATCCCCAAGGGGAACCGGAACAAGTACGAGGTGGACCACGAGACGGGGCGCATCCGTCTCGACCGGACGCTGTTCACCGCCACCCAGTACCCGGCCGACTACGGGTTCATCGATGACACCCTCGGCGAGGACGGCGACCCGTTGGACGCCCTGGTGCTGGTCCAGGAGCCGACGTTCCCGGGCTGCCTGATCAAGTCGCGGGCCATCGGCATGTTCCGGATGCGCGATGAGAAGGGCGGCGACGACAAGGTCATCTGCGTTCCCTCGGACGACCCCCGCCAGGAGCACCTGCGCGACATCCACCACCTGGCCGAGTTCCACAAGCTGGAGATCCAGCACTTCTTCGAGGTGTACAAGGACCTGGAGCCGGGCAAGAGCGTGGAGGGCGCGACGTGGGTCGGCCGGACCGAGGCCGAGGCCGAGATCAAGCGCTCCTACGAGCGGGCGAAGACCCAGGGGCACTGA
- the dacB gene encoding D-alanyl-D-alanine carboxypeptidase/D-alanyl-D-alanine endopeptidase: MPDPQTTRGEVSEPEAEPQADATGAGASDATASGASSAKTQTRTGTLDDVTADAAGGEAAGAEEDGGDDAEKSADEGESSGTTGGDDDRTAADDDAAEGEAAGAGDQGADSEAGESGSANGGGQLRGRFKGQFTAGGPMNGQLTGQLTGRMDGPMSGRIDGQIDTEKSEEAGKSEQADASGESDDAVESDQAGKSGEAAERGSDEATTEPEDSGDEADDSGADSAEAAEDAETDEPAEAAEAAESAADAGESADASEEQPTESAASEDAGSAEDGEADESSAGEREDAQTAAGEDADAADQSVTADDSTADETEAADDEAGESETSSTDTVALGTVQPESDEDGETSESGTAEWEAESEAGETEASETGPAEDESSEAEVADEAEAAEEAEAADTAAEPETADSAAAETTSATESDSPEPESESSEPESDEAETAEPTPDSEAAEDEPAQAEAAPSPEEPEAVADEDAETEAAGTETAAEAGTAAERDADEWPTDEHERVEAEPETREPVEQAEEAEESAEPAAEEPAQAAVEEPGLTAPGEPEAAPAEPEQATAPEAEQAAPAEPEQSEQAPEESEQAADQQAPAVEPEQQRPAAPPERSVEQTQQFRPVEQTQWIPRIEQTQQIQRIEPEREEPAEATSGEDAGPPTDPGPSKPSPQLDQGPPTMRIPAVGAAPSVDGPPTQRIPLVPPPGSAEQTQQFARPDFSSPPRSAQPQDFDTSSARTAQPHDFAGLTGPAPAPAAPQVPQPPDVTRQAPAPTHQPPPAPAQQSYVPGATQPVAKPAPEASPEPHPAEPPAEPSAAAPAKRRKRRGTLITVALLLVVGLGAGIAFGPALVRALTEAQIAEPPAPVRLQPSIKPLDDGAPLPRQQRVSAALAGPLANPALGTFGGTVIDAQTGAPVWQQSPGQALTPASTGKLLTMSAALLALDHQQRFSTKVVRGPEPGSVVLVGGGDPTLSTLGPGEDTVYTGAARIDDLAEQVRKATGGSVSRIYVDVGRYSGPKMAPGWLPEDVQAGYVAPMEPLMLNGGRADPTKDTSPRTQTPALQAGQRLASKLGTGSVQEGNAPVNAQVLGEVKSPPVQDMAEIVLQHSDNVLAEALAREVAIATGNEPSFAGASKAVREVLQRNGFDLSGNTMVDGSGLSLDDRVTPQLLGSLLAAATAPAGPEGGLEPKSAKLRALLPGLPVAAGSGSLHDRYTDSSGRGWVRAKTGTLDGANSLAGTVVTENGRLLVFALMSNGTMSAQARPALDDLAIALRDCGCD, encoded by the coding sequence GTGCCCGACCCCCAGACGACCAGGGGTGAGGTGTCCGAACCCGAAGCCGAACCGCAGGCGGACGCCACGGGTGCGGGCGCGAGTGACGCCACGGCTTCGGGCGCGAGTAGCGCGAAGACGCAGACGCGGACCGGGACGCTGGACGACGTGACTGCGGATGCGGCGGGCGGCGAAGCGGCGGGTGCGGAAGAGGACGGCGGCGACGACGCGGAGAAGTCCGCTGACGAAGGCGAGTCCTCCGGTACGACCGGCGGAGACGACGACCGGACGGCCGCTGACGATGACGCGGCTGAAGGGGAGGCCGCCGGAGCCGGCGACCAGGGGGCTGACTCGGAGGCGGGCGAATCTGGTTCCGCGAATGGTGGCGGTCAGCTGCGTGGGCGGTTCAAGGGCCAGTTCACGGCCGGCGGGCCGATGAACGGTCAGCTCACCGGTCAGCTCACAGGCCGGATGGACGGACCGATGAGCGGCCGCATAGACGGCCAGATCGACACCGAGAAGTCGGAAGAAGCGGGGAAGTCGGAACAAGCCGACGCGTCCGGGGAGTCGGACGACGCTGTGGAGTCCGACCAGGCGGGGAAGTCCGGCGAGGCAGCAGAGCGCGGGTCCGACGAGGCCACCACGGAGCCGGAGGACTCCGGCGACGAGGCCGACGACTCCGGTGCGGACTCCGCCGAGGCGGCAGAGGACGCGGAGACCGACGAGCCGGCGGAGGCCGCGGAGGCGGCGGAGTCCGCCGCGGACGCCGGCGAGTCGGCGGACGCGTCCGAGGAGCAGCCGACGGAGTCGGCGGCGTCCGAGGATGCGGGCTCGGCGGAGGACGGCGAAGCCGACGAGTCGTCGGCCGGGGAGCGCGAGGACGCCCAGACCGCGGCCGGTGAGGACGCCGACGCCGCGGATCAGTCGGTCACCGCTGACGACTCGACGGCTGACGAGACCGAGGCAGCGGACGACGAGGCCGGGGAGTCCGAGACCTCCTCGACTGACACCGTCGCACTCGGGACCGTTCAGCCCGAATCGGACGAGGACGGCGAGACATCCGAGTCCGGAACCGCTGAGTGGGAAGCCGAATCCGAGGCAGGCGAAACCGAAGCTTCGGAGACCGGACCAGCCGAAGACGAGTCCTCGGAAGCAGAGGTCGCTGACGAAGCAGAGGCCGCTGAGGAAGCAGAGGCCGCTGACACTGCGGCCGAGCCCGAGACGGCCGACTCCGCGGCAGCCGAAACCACCAGTGCTACCGAGTCCGACTCCCCCGAGCCGGAGTCCGAGTCCTCCGAGCCGGAGTCCGACGAGGCCGAGACCGCCGAGCCGACCCCCGACTCGGAGGCCGCTGAGGACGAGCCCGCTCAGGCCGAGGCAGCCCCCTCCCCGGAGGAGCCGGAGGCTGTCGCCGACGAGGACGCCGAGACCGAAGCCGCCGGGACCGAGACTGCCGCCGAGGCTGGGACCGCTGCCGAGCGGGACGCCGACGAGTGGCCGACCGACGAGCACGAGCGCGTCGAGGCGGAGCCGGAGACCCGCGAGCCGGTCGAGCAGGCTGAGGAAGCCGAAGAGTCCGCGGAGCCCGCAGCCGAGGAGCCCGCGCAGGCCGCGGTCGAGGAACCCGGGCTCACCGCCCCCGGTGAGCCCGAGGCCGCCCCCGCCGAACCCGAGCAGGCGACAGCGCCGGAAGCCGAGCAGGCGGCGCCAGCCGAGCCCGAGCAGTCCGAGCAGGCGCCCGAGGAGTCCGAGCAGGCCGCCGACCAGCAGGCTCCGGCCGTCGAGCCCGAGCAGCAGCGTCCCGCCGCCCCGCCGGAGCGCAGCGTCGAGCAGACCCAGCAGTTCCGCCCGGTCGAGCAGACGCAGTGGATCCCGCGGATCGAGCAGACGCAGCAGATCCAGCGGATCGAGCCGGAGCGGGAGGAACCCGCCGAGGCCACCAGCGGCGAGGACGCCGGTCCGCCGACCGACCCCGGGCCCTCGAAGCCGTCGCCGCAGCTCGACCAGGGACCGCCGACGATGCGGATCCCCGCCGTCGGTGCGGCTCCGAGCGTCGACGGTCCGCCGACGCAGCGCATCCCGCTGGTGCCGCCGCCCGGCTCCGCCGAGCAGACGCAGCAGTTCGCGCGACCCGACTTCAGCAGTCCGCCGCGGAGCGCGCAGCCGCAGGACTTCGACACGTCGTCGGCGCGCACCGCGCAGCCCCACGACTTCGCCGGGCTGACCGGGCCGGCCCCGGCGCCGGCAGCGCCGCAGGTTCCGCAGCCGCCTGACGTCACTCGGCAGGCCCCGGCACCGACCCACCAGCCGCCGCCCGCGCCCGCCCAGCAGTCGTACGTTCCCGGCGCGACGCAGCCCGTCGCCAAGCCGGCGCCCGAGGCTTCCCCGGAGCCGCACCCCGCCGAGCCACCAGCCGAGCCGTCCGCTGCCGCGCCCGCCAAGCGCCGGAAGCGCCGCGGGACGCTGATCACCGTCGCCCTGCTGCTGGTCGTCGGCCTCGGCGCGGGCATCGCGTTCGGCCCGGCGCTGGTGCGCGCGCTGACCGAGGCGCAGATCGCCGAGCCGCCTGCACCGGTCCGGCTCCAGCCGTCGATCAAGCCGCTCGACGACGGCGCCCCGCTGCCCCGCCAGCAGCGCGTGTCGGCCGCGCTGGCCGGTCCGCTGGCCAACCCCGCGCTGGGCACGTTCGGCGGGACGGTCATCGACGCGCAGACCGGCGCGCCGGTGTGGCAGCAGAGCCCAGGCCAGGCCCTCACCCCGGCCTCGACCGGGAAGCTGCTGACCATGAGCGCCGCCCTGCTCGCGCTCGACCACCAGCAGCGCTTCAGCACCAAGGTGGTGCGCGGTCCCGAGCCGGGCAGCGTCGTGCTCGTCGGCGGCGGCGACCCGACGCTGTCGACCCTGGGGCCGGGCGAGGACACCGTCTACACCGGGGCGGCGCGCATCGACGACCTGGCCGAGCAGGTCCGCAAGGCCACCGGCGGGTCCGTCTCGCGCATCTACGTCGACGTCGGCCGCTACTCCGGGCCGAAGATGGCGCCGGGCTGGCTGCCCGAGGACGTCCAGGCGGGCTACGTCGCCCCGATGGAGCCGCTGATGCTCAACGGCGGTCGCGCCGACCCGACCAAGGACACCAGCCCGCGCACCCAGACGCCCGCGCTCCAGGCGGGGCAGCGGCTGGCATCGAAGCTCGGCACCGGCAGCGTCCAGGAGGGCAACGCGCCGGTGAACGCGCAGGTCCTCGGCGAGGTGAAGTCCCCGCCGGTGCAGGACATGGCCGAGATCGTGCTCCAGCACTCCGACAACGTGCTGGCCGAGGCGCTGGCCAGGGAGGTCGCGATCGCCACCGGCAACGAGCCGTCCTTCGCGGGGGCTTCCAAGGCGGTGCGCGAGGTGCTCCAGCGCAACGGCTTCGACCTCTCGGGCAACACGATGGTCGACGGCAGCGGCCTCTCGCTGGACGACCGCGTCACCCCGCAGCTGCTCGGCTCGCTGCTGGCGGCGGCGACCGCCCCCGCGGGGCCGGAGGGCGGGCTCGAGCCCAAGAGCGCGAAGCTGCGCGCGCTGCTGCCGGGGCTGCCGGTGGCCGCGGGCAGCGGCAGCCTGCACGACCGCTACACCGACAGCTCCGGACGCGGCTGGGTGCGGGCCAAGACCGGGACGCTGGACGGCGCGAACAGCCTCGCGGGCACCGTCGTCACCGAGAACGGCAGGCTGCTGGTGTTCGCGCTGATGTCCAACGGCACCATGTCCGCGCAGGCCCGGCCCGCTCTCGACGATCTCGCCATCGCCCTGCGCGACTGCGGCTGCGACTGA
- a CDS encoding zinc-dependent metalloprotease, producing MNARSSTLPPRPGASADHRALDWNVAISTAIRLMKPGPEVPRSEAEEAVRSLRRYSVEAETHVRELTGLGTHLPVLEGDVVDRPDWVRGAAHGLAELTDAALSNAHGVQREGLDLLGGISTRGAGVQAGIVLAYLGGKVLGQYDPFGPTASGQPGRLLLVAPNIVAAHQALEVPGEDFRMWVCLHESTHRLQFTAVPWLRDHFAASLGTLLSEMEGTTSDLLGRLPAVVREVRSGRGGDSSPGVLGVIELLQTPRQRAALDRIIAISTLLEGHADHVMDAVGPRVVPSVATIRQRFTERRKGGGLLDRILRSLLGVDAKIHQYAQGAAFTRHVVDQVGMEGFNAVWAAPDHLPTRAEITAPATWLRRVHG from the coding sequence GTGAATGCGCGTTCGTCGACCCTGCCACCGCGGCCCGGGGCCTCCGCGGACCACCGAGCGCTGGACTGGAACGTCGCGATCAGCACGGCCATCCGGTTGATGAAGCCGGGCCCCGAGGTACCGCGTTCGGAGGCGGAGGAGGCGGTGCGCTCGCTGCGCCGCTACAGCGTGGAAGCCGAGACGCACGTCCGCGAGCTGACCGGGCTCGGCACCCACCTGCCGGTGCTCGAGGGCGATGTCGTCGACCGGCCGGACTGGGTTCGGGGTGCGGCGCACGGGCTCGCCGAGCTGACCGACGCCGCGCTGTCCAACGCGCACGGCGTGCAACGCGAGGGACTCGACCTGCTGGGCGGCATCAGCACCCGGGGAGCCGGCGTGCAGGCCGGGATCGTGCTGGCCTACCTCGGCGGCAAGGTGCTCGGGCAGTACGACCCCTTCGGGCCGACCGCGAGCGGGCAGCCCGGCAGGCTGCTGCTGGTCGCGCCGAACATCGTCGCGGCGCACCAGGCGCTGGAGGTGCCGGGCGAGGACTTCCGGATGTGGGTCTGCCTGCACGAGTCGACCCACCGGTTGCAGTTCACCGCAGTGCCGTGGCTGCGCGACCACTTCGCCGCCTCGCTCGGCACGCTGCTCTCCGAGATGGAGGGAACCACCAGCGACCTGCTCGGCCGGTTGCCCGCCGTCGTGCGCGAGGTGCGCTCCGGTCGCGGTGGTGACTCCAGTCCCGGTGTGCTGGGCGTGATCGAGCTGCTGCAGACCCCGCGGCAGCGCGCCGCGCTCGACCGGATCATCGCGATCTCGACGCTGCTGGAGGGCCACGCCGACCACGTGATGGACGCCGTCGGCCCGCGCGTGGTGCCCAGCGTCGCCACCATCCGGCAGCGCTTCACCGAGCGCCGCAAGGGCGGCGGGCTGCTCGACCGGATCCTGCGCAGCCTGCTCGGGGTGGACGCCAAGATCCACCAGTACGCCCAGGGCGCCGCGTTCACCAGGCACGTCGTCGACCAGGTCGGCATGGAGGGCTTCAACGCCGTGTGGGCCGCGCCCGACCACCTGCCGACCCGCGCGGAGATCACCGCTCCCGCCACCTGGCTCCGCCGCGTCCACGGCTGA
- the tilS gene encoding tRNA lysidine(34) synthetase TilS: protein MPPTAAVTATRAAVRRLLGSAEASPSAPLGAVAVACSGGADSLALAAATTHVARRRDIAVHGLVVDHGLQEGSADVASRAAEQLEELGCDVVRVLPVEIGREGGPEAAARRARYAALDAARPAGAPVLLGHTRDDQAETVLLGLGRGSGARSIAGMRPVDLPWLRPFLDVTRDTTLAACEALGLRPWQDPHNSDAKFTRVRLRAEVLPLLEEVLQGGVASALARTAVQLREDADALDEVAADVRKRVEDGDALDAAALSAGPPAVRRRVLRGWLLDQGVREVSDAHLRAADALVGHWKGQGPHALPGGFVLRRTHGTLRVEVAVKQPPDY, encoded by the coding sequence GTGCCTCCCACCGCCGCCGTCACCGCCACGCGAGCCGCCGTCCGGCGGCTCCTCGGCTCCGCCGAGGCGTCGCCGTCCGCGCCGCTCGGCGCGGTCGCGGTGGCGTGCTCCGGCGGCGCCGACTCGCTGGCGCTCGCGGCCGCCACCACGCACGTCGCCCGGCGGCGGGACATCGCCGTGCACGGTCTCGTCGTCGACCACGGGCTCCAGGAGGGCTCCGCCGACGTGGCGAGCCGGGCGGCGGAGCAGTTGGAGGAGCTGGGGTGCGACGTCGTCCGCGTGCTGCCGGTCGAAATCGGTCGCGAGGGTGGTCCGGAGGCCGCCGCGCGGCGGGCTCGCTACGCGGCGCTCGATGCCGCCCGCCCCGCCGGCGCGCCGGTCCTGCTCGGGCACACCCGCGACGACCAGGCCGAAACGGTTCTGCTCGGGCTCGGCAGGGGATCGGGTGCGCGGTCGATCGCGGGCATGCGCCCGGTCGACCTCCCGTGGCTGCGGCCTTTCCTCGACGTGACAAGGGACACGACGCTGGCCGCGTGCGAGGCGCTCGGGCTGCGGCCGTGGCAGGACCCGCACAACTCGGACGCGAAGTTCACCCGCGTCCGGCTGCGCGCGGAGGTGCTCCCGCTGCTGGAGGAGGTCCTCCAGGGCGGTGTGGCCTCCGCGCTGGCGCGCACCGCGGTGCAGTTGCGGGAGGACGCCGACGCCCTCGACGAGGTGGCCGCCGACGTGCGGAAACGGGTCGAGGACGGCGACGCGCTCGACGCCGCGGCCCTGTCGGCCGGCCCGCCCGCGGTGCGGCGCCGGGTCCTGCGCGGCTGGCTGCTCGACCAAGGTGTCCGGGAGGTGTCCGACGCCCACCTCCGGGCCGCCGACGCGCTGGTCGGCCACTGGAAGGGACAGGGACCACATGCGTTGCCGGGCGGCTTTGTGCTGCGCCGGACCCATGGCACGCTTCGGGTGGAAGTGGCGGTCAAGCAACCGCCGGATTACTGA
- the hpt gene encoding hypoxanthine phosphoribosyltransferase, protein MYEGDIASVLITEQQINDKVVELAKQVDEDYQGGRGGDLLLVGVLKGAVMFMTDFARALPQPAQLEFMAVSSYGSSTSSSGVVRILKDLDRDIAGRNVVIVEDIIDSGLTLSWLLKNLASRNPASLEVCTLLRKPDAVQVDVPVRYVGFDIPNEFVVGYGLDYAERYRDLPYIGTLDPKVYTSGA, encoded by the coding sequence GTGTACGAGGGCGACATTGCCTCCGTGCTCATCACCGAGCAGCAGATCAACGACAAGGTCGTCGAGCTGGCCAAGCAGGTCGACGAGGACTACCAGGGTGGTCGAGGGGGCGATCTGCTGCTGGTCGGCGTGCTCAAGGGCGCGGTCATGTTCATGACCGACTTCGCCAGGGCCCTGCCCCAGCCTGCGCAGCTGGAGTTCATGGCCGTCAGCTCCTACGGCTCGTCCACCTCCTCCTCGGGCGTGGTGCGCATCCTCAAGGACCTCGACCGCGACATCGCCGGCCGCAACGTGGTGATCGTCGAGGACATCATCGACTCCGGCCTCACGCTGTCGTGGCTCCTCAAGAACCTGGCCTCGCGCAACCCGGCCTCCCTGGAGGTCTGCACGCTGCTGCGCAAGCCGGACGCGGTGCAGGTCGACGTGCCGGTGCGCTACGTCGGTTTCGACATCCCGAACGAGTTCGTGGTGGGTTACGGGCTGGACTACGCCGAGCGATACCGTGACCTGCCCTACATCGGCACGCTCGATCCGAAGGTCTACACCTCCGGTGCGTGA